From the genome of Maridesulfovibrio bastinii DSM 16055:
GGATCGTTTATTCTGGAAGCCATCCTTTCTTATTTCTTTCCCGATGTTCCTTTTGAGGCTGGAATTGTAGCGGCCCTTCTTGGAGCTACTGTCTGCGTGGCTGTCAGGAATCCCGGTTCGGCCGGAATCGCCAAAGATGTCCTTACTGAAAAGAAGTTTCTGGGCCTTGTCTTCATGATTCTGGCAGTTTTCATGTTCAAGGATGTGCTTGGGGCTTCCGGGCTTATTGAAGAACTTTCGAATGTTGCAGGCGGTGGTACCGCAATGATTGCGGCAGCAGTGCTCGTTCCATTTCTTGTCGGGGTTGTTGCCGGTATTACAATGGCTTTTGTTGGTGCGGCAATGCCTCTTGTGGTCGGACTTATAAGTTCCATGCATCTTGAGGCTCAGGCTCCTGCATGGATAGTGCTCTGCATGTTTTCCGGTTTTTCTGGAATTATGGCTTCGCCGATCCATATCTGCTTTTTATTGACCTGCCAGTATTTTAATGTGGATATGTATAAGGCATGGAAGAAAATCATGGTTCCCTCCGGGTTGATGCTGACTTTCGGAGTGGCTTACTTTCTGGTTTTGTTGTAAAGAGCTGAGTTCAGTTATCAACGCTGATTAATTAATTCGGAGGAAATAATATGTCTAACCCCCAGGTTCTTATGGAAACCGCCGAAGGCGAAATCCTTATTGAGCTTTACGAAGATAAGGCTCCTAAAACAGTTGAAAATTTTTTGCGTTATGTTGATGAAAAATTTTATGAAGGCACCATTTTTCATAGAGTTATCAATAACTTTATGATTCAGGGCGGCGGCTTTGATTTTTCCATGCAGCAGAAAGAAACCCATGATCCAATTGAAAACGAAGCTAACAACGGCCTGAAAAATGAGCTTGGCACTCTCGCCATGGCCCGCACTATGGACCCTCATTCCGCAACAGCCCAGTTTTTTATCAATGTTAAGGATAACTCTTTCCTGAACCACACTGCCAAAAGCATGGATGGCTGGGGATACTGCGTTTTTGGAAAAGTTGTAGACGGAATGGATGTTGTAGAAAAAATTAAAAAAGTCCGCACCGGAAGTTATGGTCCTATGGACGATGTTCCAAAGGAACCTATCAGCATAATTTCAGTTGCCCGTTTTGATGACTAAGCACTGAGCTGAATTGTTTACTAAGGCCGGGAATGCGTTGTCATTTCCGGCTTTTTTTATTAACCTCTTAAAGTCCAGTGCTTTTAATATTACATAGTCAGATCACTATTAATAATAACCGGAGAACAGTGTGCAGGCAGACGAATTAAAAATACTAGTTATTGATGACGAAGATTTTGTTCGTGACACTATAAAAGATTACCTCATGGACTCCGGTTTTGAAGTCTGTTCTGCCGGAGACGGCGAGGAAGGACTTAAAGTCTTTAATGAAGAAGAACCGGATGCCGTGCTGGTCGATCTAAACATGCCGCGCATGGATGGTTTTGCTTTTCTTGAGCAGCTTAAAAAAATTGATGAAGATGTTCCCGTAATAGTTGTTTCCGGTGCCGGACTCATTCAGGATGCTATCAAAGCGGTCAGATTCGGTGCCTGGGATTTTGTCACCAAGCCTATTCTGGATATGAATATATTGGAGCACGCTTTGAACAGAGCTTTCGAGCGTGCCGGTCTTATCCGTGAAAATAAACTGTATCGTGAGCATCTTGAGTCCGAAGTTCAACGCCGCACTGAAGACCTGCGTCAGGAGGTCAGGGTTCGCCGTGAGGCTCAGGAAGCACTGCTTGGATTGCAGAAAGAGGTTATTGATACCCAGAAGGAAATAATTCTGACCCTCGGCGAGGTTGTCGAAACCCGCTCGAATGAGACCGCCAACCATGTTCGCAGGGTTGCCGAGTTTTCACGGATTCTGGCTTCAAAGCTGGGTATGAATGATGAAGATGTGAATCTTATCAGAATGGCTTCACCCATGCATGATGTCGGTAAGATCGGTATCCCGGATACCATACTGAATAAGCCCGGAAGACTGACTGTTGATGAATTTGAAATAATAAAGCGGCATACCGTGCTTGGATATGAAATTCTCAAACATTCAAGCAGGCCCATAATGAAGGCTGCTGCCATTGTTGCCCACGAACACCATGAAAGGTGGGATGGGAAGGGATATCCACGGGGACTTGCCGGAGAGGATATTCATATTTTCGGCAGGATATTATGTATTACCGATGTGTTTGACGCCCTTGGAAGTGACAGGGTTTATAAAAAAGCATGGTCTCTTGATAAAATTCTTGAACTTTTCAATGCTGAAAGGGGCAAACAGTTCGACCCTGATATTGCAGATGTTTTTTTGAAGAATCTGGACGATTTTCTCGCGGTTAAAGAAGCTTATCCTGATGGCGAGATTGCAACAATCCCTTTGCAGGGAGAGATTAAGTTATCCTGATTTTTATTTGCATTCCACTCAATGTATGAGCTGGCGTGTTATTGTGTCCTCATTAAGCGGCGGCAACACGTCTGTTTCATAATCTTACCATCAACTATTCCAATTTAATTAAGACCGATTTACTAATGATTTTTTTATTAAAATCATATAAGTACGCTATTGAATTTGTGTCTTTGTTGCCTTTATGTTCCCTTAATGCCTCCTGATTGTGACAATTGGTTTACGGATTCTGTTTAACAACTACATGTAGTTGTTAAACCATACCTGTGACTAGGAGATTCCTATGCGTAAAATATTTTCTTTTATAGTTTTGGTGCTGCTCGCAGTAAGTTCTGCGGCCTATGCTGACAATAAAATTGTAGTCTACACCTCCCAGCTGGAGCAGGATGCCCATCAGACGGTGGAAGCATTTAAAAAAGCCAATCCGGGGATAGAGGTTGAATGGACACGGTCAGGAACAACTTCGCTTATGAATAAGCTCCGTGCGGAGTTTGCTGCCGGTAATCCAAGACCTGATGTCATCCTAATCGCGGATATGGTTACCATGGAAAGCCTTAAAAAGCAGGGAAGACTGCTTCCTTATAAAGAGGCTCCGGTTAAAGGTTATGATGAAAATCTTTATGACAAGGACGGCTGTTACTTCAGCACCAAAGTTATCAGCACCGGCATTGTCTATAACAATAAAGCGCCTTTCGTTCCTGAATCAATAAAAGATCTGGAGCGTCCTGAAGCAAAAAATCTGGTTATAATGCCCAGTCCATTGTATTCCGGTGCGGCTGCAATCCACATGCATACTCTTGTACAGAATCCTGATTTAGGCTGGGATGTCTATAAAAAGCTGGCTTCAAATGGAGCTGTTACCAGCAAAGGTAATGGTGGTTCATATAAAGCTGTGGCAAGCGGTGAAAAGCTTTATGGCTTTGTTATCGATTATCTGCCGATTCGTAATATGGCAAAAGGAGCACCGGTTAATTTTATAATCCCTAAAGAGGGAGCCAGTGCCGTCACTGAGCCTGTAGCCATTTTATCAACTTCAAAAAATCCAGAGGGAGCTAAAAAGTTTGTTGATTTCATGCTCTCTGAGCAGGGTCAGAATCTTGCTTCTTCTCAAGGATTCATGCCGGCAATGAACGGAATTTCAGCCCCTGCTGGTTTCCCCGATAAAATTAAGCTTATGCCTCTTGATACCTCTGAGGCGCTGCGTAAGGATAGAAAATATAAAAGAGAATTTTCTGAAATATTCGGTGGTTAATTGATGCTGAGGAATAAAATTTCCCGGGTTGGTGTTCTGCCTGCCCGGGGTAACGGGGCCGGACTTTTCCTGCCCCTCTTTATTGCAGTATGCTTTCTGGCTCTGATGCCAACAGCACGACTGCTGCTTGAAAGTGTAATCCCTGACGGCCATTTCACATTTGGTATACTTCAGGATGTTCTCAATGATTCAAGCACATGGAAAGCTCTGGGGCATACTGTTTTTGTAGGTTGCTGTGCAACAGTGCTGGCAACCATCCTCGGTTCCTCCATGGGGCTTCTGGTCGGTCTTACTGACATCCGGTTCAGAAAAGCTCTGACTTTCTGTTTCATGATGCCGATGATGATTCCGCCACAGATAACAGCTCTTTCGTGGATTCAGCTGTTCGGTCCGGCAAGTGTCCTGCTTAATACACTTGGTATCGCTCCGGCTCCGGGAACGCCCCATCCCATGTATTCCCCTGCCGGAATTATACTGCTTCTGGGAATTCAGCAGGCTCCGTTGATTTTTTTATCACTCAAAGCCGGATTATCAGCCATGCCCCGCGAAATGGTCGAGGCTGCCAGAGTCAGTGGTGCAGGAAATTCAAGAGTTCTGCGCGATATTGTTGTTCCTTTGATGACTCCCTCACTTACGGCAGGTATGGCTCTGGCCTTTGTTTCCTGTATCGGTAATTTCGGTATACCAGCCATGCTTGGCATTCCGGCAAGGTATACCGTGCTGACCACTCTTATTTATCAGCGTCTGGCTGACTTCGGCCCGGAAGTTATTTCCGAAGCCGCTTCATTGTCTGTTCTGATCAGCCTGCTTGCAGTGTTTGGTATTATGCTCCAGACCTATATGCTCAAGAGAAAGGATTACAGACTTGTCGGAACTCCTTCGGAAATTCTCAAATACAGACTGGGAGGATACCGGCTGCCTGCTGAAATCTGTAGCTGGATAGTCATCGTACTGGTACTGGTAATCCCGCTCTGTGCTCTTTTCTTCTCCTCGCTCATCCCCACATTCGGGGTTCCGCTTAATGCGAAAACATTGACTTTTTCAAATTATATAACTGTGCTTTTCAAACATGATGCGACAGTAAGAGCTTTTATCAACAGTTTTTCCCTTGCTGGAGGAGCGGCCCTGATCCTTTGTGCCGTTGCTGTTCCCCTCGGATATTTCCTTGTCTGGCAGAAAAACTCTCTGCTTAGATTTTTGAGTCCTTTGATAGAACTTCCTTACGCTTTACCGGGAGTAGTGCTGGCCATAGGGTGCATTCTGCTTTTTCTTAAGCCGGTATTCGGCGTCAGTATCTATGGCACGATATGGATTATCTTAATGGCCTACCTTGCACGGTTCCTAACCATGGGAATGCGACCTGTGGTAGGTGGCTTTTCACAAACGGACAGAGTCCTTGAAGAGGCCGCCAGAATGTGCGGGGCAGGTTTTATGCGCAGAATGCGCGATATTGTCGTGCCGCTCATTCTTCCGGCTGCGGCAACCGGTGGCCTGTTTATTTTTCTGGCTGCTTTTAATGAGCTTACGGTTTCAGTTCTTTTATGGTCTTCAGGATCAGAGACTCTCGGGGTTGTCATTTTTAATCTGGATGACAGTGGTAATTCCGTTCTTGCGTCTTCTGTTTCCATTCTGGTTATAGTGGCTATCCTTATCCTGATGGTCATTCTTTCCATGCTTGGTAAAAAAGCTCCCAAGGGATCAATCCCCTGGCAGTGTTAGTTTATGAATTTTATATGGTGCAGATATGGCTGATTTTTTTATTGAAAATGTAGTTAAGAAATATGATGGGACAACAGCCCTTGACTCAGTGTCGCTTAATATAAAGGACGGGGAACTTGTAGCTGTTCTTGGAGCTTCCGGCTGCGGAAAAACCACTCTGCTGAGAATTCTTGCCGGCTTTGAGGAAATCGATTCCGGTCTGGTCAAGTCAGGCGGAAAAGTTTTTTCGTCCGATACTGTCCATGTAAGTCCTGAAAAACGTAACATCGGTGTGGTCTTTCAGTCTTATGCCTTATGGCCGCACATGAGTGTCGCCGAGAATGTCGGCTATCCTCTTAAGATAAAAGGGATAAAGGGAGAGGAGCTTGCGCAGGCTGTTGAGGATGCCCTCTCCAGCACCGGACTTTATGGTATGGGTAACCGTAATCCGGCTGAATTGTCAGGAGGGCAGCGGCAGCGTGTCGCGCTGGCCAGATGTCTTGTTATGGCTCCTGATGTTGTGCTCCTTGATGAACCGCTGGCAAATCTTGATGTGCATTTAAGAGAATCCATGCTGGTTGAGTTTAAAGCTTTTCAGGAGAAGACCAAAGCTACAATGCTTTTTGTGACCCATGACCAGTCCGAAGCTATGGCTATTGCCGATAGGATTGCAGTGATGGACAAGGGCCGTATTATTCAGTTTTCAACCCCTCAGGAGCTTTATGACTGTCCTGCCACTCCCGAAGTTGCCAGATTTATAGGTAAAGGGTGTGTGGTCCCTGTGAATGTGGATACCGTAAAGAATGGTCAATGCGGCATTTCACTTGATGGCTGTTCGTTCACGGTCAGACATTGTGATGATGTTGTTGCCGGTAAAGGGTATTGTGCTTTAAAAAGTGAATGGATCTGTGCCGGGGAGGAAGGAATTTCCTGCACGGTTGTGCGCAGTATCTATACAGGAGGGCAGACCTGTCTGGAAGTTCGCCTTGACTGCATGGGTGGAGAGCAGGATTGTCTGCGGGTTTCCATGCCGGGGTTTAAAAAAGTTGTTCCAGGCGAGAATGTAAGCATAACCATTCATGATGGTTGGATTTTTAATAACTGAGAAAGTGCCTGTACCATTTGAAATTACATTTCTTCCGCTAAAAAAAATTTTCTGTTTTTAACTGATTTGATGGAAATTTGAATTCAAATTTTAATATATCTTAATATTTATTAATATAAGGTATATTTATTGCATATTTTGCTCCAAAAGGAACTTTTTTCCCGGAGTAAATTATGGATATGTCAATCGGTGGAGGATTTAGTACTTCAGCTATATCCTATAAAAATGCAAAGGATTCCACTGCTGAGGCCTTATTCGGAAAGACAACAAAGAAGAAAAAAGACAGCCATGATTCTGCTGGTATTGCCTTCCCCGGGCAGCTTTCCAGAGAAGAACAGCAGAAAATTGATAATTTAAAAAACGAAGCCATGCAGATTGCTTCAAACTCGCAAGGAGGGCTTACACCTGCAGAAGAAGGACGGATAAAGAGAATAGAGAATGAGATCGGCAAAATAACCGGAATGCCGATGCATGAAAACTTAACTAATAAAACCAGAAAAATTGCTGAAAACAATAAGTTGGAGCAGCAGGGAAAGGCTGATGAGAAGAAAGATGAGCAGAAAAGTATGCAGATGCGCTCTGATCCTGCTTCTCAGTCTGATGCCGCTGCCGGGTCAGGTATGAATGTGTTGCAGCAGAAAGCTTTTTATACAAATATAAAATTAATGAATTCTGGCTCTTCGTCTTTTTCCGGTACCGGAAAAGGTTAAAATTTTTCGCTAGACTGCACAAAAGCTCTTTCACGGATTGTGGGAGAGCTTTTTTTATGTACAATAAATTAAAGCTTATCAATTTCAAGCGGTTCACTGCTTTTTTTATTTCTGTGCAGTTTAATCGCGTCTTTAAAACATTTATTTACACATATACCGCAGCCCATGCATTTAAGCGGGTCAACCCGGCTTTTTTTATCCCTGATGTTCAGGGCTTCAAATGGACAGTATTCGATGCATTTTCCGCATCCAACACATTTTTTTCTGTTTATAACAGCTATGTATCCTGATGCAGCAAGCATAGGCACACCATTTTTGGTGGCCTGCATTGCCCCGCAACAACATTGGCAACAGTTGCAGATAGCATAGAATCTGCCAAGCATTACATCCTTGAAAAAAGCGTGGTGGACATGACCGCGGGCGTCTTCCATTTCCAGAACTCTGACAGCATCTTTGGCGGTTATTCTTTTTGATTTTTCCGGGTGATGCTTAAGTACAAAACCTACAAACGGTTCACCTATTATAATACAGACATCAAGCGGTTTGCACGGATTTTCAACTGAAGCTCTGCAAGGGCATTCCATAAGGGCGATGTGCTCAGGGTGATCAAGAATTATATCCCGGGCTTTTGAATACGGCAGTATTTTTTCGGGAATAGTGGTGTTGATTGTTCTATTAAGAGTTACCAGCTTGGAAGCTTCTTCAAGTGGAAGGACCTTACCGTGGTAGGAATCGGCAAAT
Proteins encoded in this window:
- a CDS encoding peptidylprolyl isomerase, coding for MSNPQVLMETAEGEILIELYEDKAPKTVENFLRYVDEKFYEGTIFHRVINNFMIQGGGFDFSMQQKETHDPIENEANNGLKNELGTLAMARTMDPHSATAQFFINVKDNSFLNHTAKSMDGWGYCVFGKVVDGMDVVEKIKKVRTGSYGPMDDVPKEPISIISVARFDD
- a CDS encoding HD domain-containing phosphohydrolase yields the protein MQADELKILVIDDEDFVRDTIKDYLMDSGFEVCSAGDGEEGLKVFNEEEPDAVLVDLNMPRMDGFAFLEQLKKIDEDVPVIVVSGAGLIQDAIKAVRFGAWDFVTKPILDMNILEHALNRAFERAGLIRENKLYREHLESEVQRRTEDLRQEVRVRREAQEALLGLQKEVIDTQKEIILTLGEVVETRSNETANHVRRVAEFSRILASKLGMNDEDVNLIRMASPMHDVGKIGIPDTILNKPGRLTVDEFEIIKRHTVLGYEILKHSSRPIMKAAAIVAHEHHERWDGKGYPRGLAGEDIHIFGRILCITDVFDALGSDRVYKKAWSLDKILELFNAERGKQFDPDIADVFLKNLDDFLAVKEAYPDGEIATIPLQGEIKLS
- a CDS encoding ABC transporter substrate-binding protein is translated as MRKIFSFIVLVLLAVSSAAYADNKIVVYTSQLEQDAHQTVEAFKKANPGIEVEWTRSGTTSLMNKLRAEFAAGNPRPDVILIADMVTMESLKKQGRLLPYKEAPVKGYDENLYDKDGCYFSTKVISTGIVYNNKAPFVPESIKDLERPEAKNLVIMPSPLYSGAAAIHMHTLVQNPDLGWDVYKKLASNGAVTSKGNGGSYKAVASGEKLYGFVIDYLPIRNMAKGAPVNFIIPKEGASAVTEPVAILSTSKNPEGAKKFVDFMLSEQGQNLASSQGFMPAMNGISAPAGFPDKIKLMPLDTSEALRKDRKYKREFSEIFGG
- a CDS encoding ABC transporter permease — translated: MLRNKISRVGVLPARGNGAGLFLPLFIAVCFLALMPTARLLLESVIPDGHFTFGILQDVLNDSSTWKALGHTVFVGCCATVLATILGSSMGLLVGLTDIRFRKALTFCFMMPMMIPPQITALSWIQLFGPASVLLNTLGIAPAPGTPHPMYSPAGIILLLGIQQAPLIFLSLKAGLSAMPREMVEAARVSGAGNSRVLRDIVVPLMTPSLTAGMALAFVSCIGNFGIPAMLGIPARYTVLTTLIYQRLADFGPEVISEAASLSVLISLLAVFGIMLQTYMLKRKDYRLVGTPSEILKYRLGGYRLPAEICSWIVIVLVLVIPLCALFFSSLIPTFGVPLNAKTLTFSNYITVLFKHDATVRAFINSFSLAGGAALILCAVAVPLGYFLVWQKNSLLRFLSPLIELPYALPGVVLAIGCILLFLKPVFGVSIYGTIWIILMAYLARFLTMGMRPVVGGFSQTDRVLEEAARMCGAGFMRRMRDIVVPLILPAAATGGLFIFLAAFNELTVSVLLWSSGSETLGVVIFNLDDSGNSVLASSVSILVIVAILILMVILSMLGKKAPKGSIPWQC
- a CDS encoding ABC transporter ATP-binding protein, producing the protein MADFFIENVVKKYDGTTALDSVSLNIKDGELVAVLGASGCGKTTLLRILAGFEEIDSGLVKSGGKVFSSDTVHVSPEKRNIGVVFQSYALWPHMSVAENVGYPLKIKGIKGEELAQAVEDALSSTGLYGMGNRNPAELSGGQRQRVALARCLVMAPDVVLLDEPLANLDVHLRESMLVEFKAFQEKTKATMLFVTHDQSEAMAIADRIAVMDKGRIIQFSTPQELYDCPATPEVARFIGKGCVVPVNVDTVKNGQCGISLDGCSFTVRHCDDVVAGKGYCALKSEWICAGEEGISCTVVRSIYTGGQTCLEVRLDCMGGEQDCLRVSMPGFKKVVPGENVSITIHDGWIFNN
- a CDS encoding 4Fe-4S binding protein — protein: MKKLAELFTSKKKDGNYVREALNDKRMSLIDVLHGYFYLRWPKQYIGGAMGKNRLSPMFDFFAKLMGADSSPERLEELKKEFADSYHGKVLPLEEASKLVTLNRTINTTIPEKILPYSKARDIILDHPEHIALMECPCRASVENPCKPLDVCIIIGEPFVGFVLKHHPEKSKRITAKDAVRVLEMEDARGHVHHAFFKDVMLGRFYAICNCCQCCCGAMQATKNGVPMLAASGYIAVINRKKCVGCGKCIEYCPFEALNIRDKKSRVDPLKCMGCGICVNKCFKDAIKLHRNKKSSEPLEIDKL